In a genomic window of Chaetodon auriga isolate fChaAug3 chromosome 1, fChaAug3.hap1, whole genome shotgun sequence:
- the rps6ka2 gene encoding ribosomal protein S6 kinase alpha-2, giving the protein MDTSTRKFTVRRWFSIYLKNKAARNKSSAGFCQLEDDSILKEIDISHHVKEGCEKADPSQFQLLKVLGQGSYGKVFLVRKIRGVDRGQLYAMKVLKKATLKVRDRVRSKMERDILAEVNHPFIVKLHYAFQTEGKLYLILDFLRGGDLFTRLSKEVMFTEEDVKFYLAELALALDHLHSLGIIYRDLKPENILLDEEGHIKITDFGLSKEAIDHDKRAYSFCGTIEYMAPEVVNRRGHTQSADWWSFGVLMFEMLTGSLPFQGKDRKETMALILKAKLGMPQFLSPEVQSLLRALFKRNPANRLGAGPDGVEEIKRHRFFASIDWNKLYRKEMRPPFKPTVGRPEDTFHFDPEFTSRTPTDSPGIPPSANTHQLFRGFSFVATNQNHEPSAATVAPSRQEVNNINPIAQHLRGDVAFSDVYELKEEVGQTATSVCRRCLHRVTAVEYSVKIIERARKDPSEEIEILLRYGQHPNIITLKDVFDDGQCVFLVQDLLRGDELLDRALMVPNFTERDASDIICTLTKTVEYLHSQGVVHRDLKPSNIRYSDDSGLPECIRICDFGFAKQLRAENGLLMTPCYTATFMAPEVLRKQGYDAACDIWSLGILLYTMIAGFSPFASSSEDTAEEILAQIGSGKFIITGGNWDLVSEAAKDIVIKMLHVDPHQRLTAPQVLRHPWIVDRDQLSERALTRQDALTVKGALSATYSALRRCAPAPVLEPVHSSSLAQRRGMKKLGSPKVTSDSKEKEKPRQAE; this is encoded by the exons ATGGATACCAGCACGCGAAAATTCACAGTGAGGAGATGGTTTTCTATCTACCTGAAAAACAAGGCGGCGAGGAACAAGAGCAGCGCGGGCTTCTGTCAGCTGGAG GATGACAGTATCCTTAAGGAGATTGACATCAGCCACCATGTTAAAGAGGGTTGTGAGAAAGCCGACCCGTCTCAGTTCCAGCTGCTCAAAGTGCTGGGACAGGGCTCCTATGGAAAG GTGTTTCTGGTGAGGAAGATCAGAGGAgtggacagaggacagctgtATGCCATGAAGGTGCTGAAGAAAGCCACACTGAAAG TTCGGGATCGTGTGCGGTCGAAGATGGAAAGAGACATTCTGGCAGAAGTGAACCATCCGTTTATCGTTAAACTGCACTATG cctTTCAGACAGAAGGAAAGCTCTATCTGATCCTGGACTTCCTCCGAGGAGGAGACCTTTTCACTCGTCTGTCAAAGGAG GTAATGTTTACAGAGGAGGATGTGAAGTTTTACCTGGCAGAGTTGGCCCTGGCCTTGGACCACCTGCACAGTCTGGGTATCATCTACAGGGACCTCAAACCTGAAAA CATTCTTCTGGATGAAGAGGGACACATTAAGATAACTG ACTTCGGGCTGAGTAAGGAGGCCATCGACCATGATAAAAGAGCATATTCCTTCTGTGGAACGATAGAGTACATGGCTCCAGAGGTCGTAAACAGGAGAGGGCACACGCAGAGTGCTGACTGGTGGTCGTTTGGGGTTCTAATG TTTGAGATGCTGACAGGATCGTTACCATTTCAAGGAAAAGATCGGAAGGAAACAATGGCGCTTATTCTAAA GGCCAAGCTGGGAATGCCGCAGTTCCTCAGTCCTGAAGTGCAGAGTTTATTAAGAGCCCTCTTCAAGAGGAACCCTGCCAATCGACTAG GTGCAGGACCAGATGGAGTGgaggaaataaaaagacatcGCTTCTTTGCATCCATAGACTGGAAT AAGCTGTACAGAAAGGAAATGAGGCCTCCATTCAAACCCACAGTTGGAAGACCTGAAGACACTTTCCATTTTGACCCTGAGTTCACCTCCAGAACACCCACAG ACTCTCCCGGCATCCCTCCcagcgcaaacacacaccagttgTTTCGCGGTTTCAGCTTTGTTGCAACAAATCAAAATCATGAGCCCAGCGCTGCAACGGTGGCACCTTCTCGTCAGGAGGTGAACAACATCAACCCCATAGCACAG CATCTCCGTGGCGACGTGGCCTTCAGTGATGTTTATGAGCTTAAGGAGGAAGTTGGACAGACAGCAACTTCTGTATGCAGGAGGTGTCTGCACAGAGTTACTGCTGTGGAGTATTCAGTCAAG atCATTGAGAGAGCGAGGAAAGATCCGTCCGAAGAGATCGAGATTCTCTTAAGATACGGACAGCATCCAAATATTATTACTCTCAAGGAT GTGTTTGACGACGGCCAGTGTGTGTTCCTGGTTCAGGATTTACTGAGAGGAGACGAGCTGCTGGACAGAGCTCTGATGGTGCCAAACTTTACAGAGAGGGACGCGTCGGACATCATCTGCACGCTGACCAAGACTGTGGAGTATTTACACTCCCAGGGG GTCGTGCATCGAGACCTGAAGCCGAGTAACATTCGCTATTCTGATGACAGCGGACTCCCAGAATGCATCAGGATATGTGATTTTGGTTTTGCCAAACAGCTCAGGGCCGAGAATGGTTTATTGATGACCCCGTGTTACACCGCCACGTTCATGGCTCCTGAG gttCTGAGGAAGCAGGGTTatgatgcagcctgtgacatCTGGAGCCTGGGGATTCTGCTCTACACCATGATAGCTGG TTTCAGTCCGTttgccagcagctctgaggacaCAGCGGAGGAAATTCTGGCTCAAATTGGCAGCGGGAAATTCATTATCACAGGAGGGAACTGGGACCTGGTCTCAGAAGCTGCCAAG GACATTGTGATCAAGATGCTCCATGTGGACCCTCACCAGCGCCTGACTGCCCCCCAG GTTCTCCGTCACCCCTGGATAGTAGACCGAGACCAGCTCTCTGAGAGAGCGCTCACCAGACAGGATGCACTCACTGTCAAG GGGGCGCTGTCGGCCACCTACTCTGCGCTGAGGCGCTGTGCTCCTGCTCCAGTCCTGGAGCCTGTTCACTCCTCCAGCCTGGCTCAGCGGCGGGGAATGAAGAAACTGGGGAGTCCCAAAGTTACTTCAGACTCTAAAGAAAAGGAGAAGCCTCGACAAgctgagtga